A region of Oxyura jamaicensis isolate SHBP4307 breed ruddy duck chromosome 9, BPBGC_Ojam_1.0, whole genome shotgun sequence DNA encodes the following proteins:
- the KIF1A gene encoding kinesin-like protein KIF1A isoform X1, whose translation MAGASVKVAVRVRPFNSREMSRESKCIIQMSGSTTTILNPKQPKETPKSFSFDYSYWSHTTPADINYASQKQVYRDIGEEMLQHAFEGYNVCIFAYGQTGAGKSYTMMGKQEKDQQGIIPQLCEDLFSRINDTTNDNMSYSVEVSYMEIYCERVRDLLNPKNKGNLRVREHPLMGPYVEDLSKLAVTSYNDIQDLMDSGNKARTVAATNMNETSSRSHAVFNIIFTQKRHDAETDITTEKVSKISLVDLAGSERADSTGAKGTRLKEGANINKSLTTLGKVISALAEMDSGPNKNKKKKKTDFIPYRDSVLTWLLRENLGGNSRTAMVAALSPADINYDETLSTLRYADRAKQIRCNAVINEDPNNKLIRELKDEVARLRDLLYAQGLGDIIDTHPAAEGSKYVSDFENNNGTSGAELSQRHDNLSTVTNAIAGISPSSSLSALSSRAASVASLHERIMFAPGSEEAIERLKETEKIIAELNETWEEKLRRTEAIRMEREALLAEMGVAMREDGGTLGVFSPKKTPHLVNLNEDPLMSECLLYYIKDGITRVGREDAEKRQDIVLSGHFIKEEHCLFRSDTRTGGEVIVTLEPCEGADTYVNGKKVTEPSVLRSGNRIIMGKSHVFRFNHPEQARQERERTPCAETPAEPVDWAFAQRELLEKQGIDMKQEMEQRLQELEDQYRREREEANYLLEQQRLDYESKLEALQKQMDSRYYPEANEEEEEPEDEVQWTEREFELALWAFRKWKWYQFTSLRDLLWGNAIFLKEANAISVELKKKVQFQFVLLTDTLYSPLPPDLLPPDAAKDREKRPFPRTIVAVEVQDQKNGATHYWTLEKLRQRLDLMREMYDRAAEVPSSVIEDCDNVVTGGDPFYDRFPWFRLVGSSDISGCNSSPLFNTCMSERMADLTPSPTFSNPDSDITEPADEQHEGQEEEEEEAEDLEEDIFPECPLCDGRDPFYDRSPLFSLVGRAFVYLSNLLYPVPLVHRVAIVSEKGEVKGFLRVAVQAISADEEAPDYGSGVRQSGTAKISFDDQHFEKFQSESCPAVGMSRSGTSQEELRIVEGQGQISDLGPSADEVNNNTCAVTPEDLLLDSPEKSTMDGPLEAALDHLKLGSIFTFRVTVLQASSISAEYADIFCQFNFIHRHDEAFSTEPLKNTGRGPPLGFYHVQNIAVEVTKSFIEYIKSQPIVFEVFGHYQQHPFPPLCKDVLSPLRPSRRHFPRVMPLSKPVPATKLSTMTRPSAGPCQCKYDLMVFFEICELEANGDYIPAVVDHRGGMPCHGTFLLHQGIQRRITVTLVHETGSLIRWKEVRELVVGRIRNTPEADESLIDPNILSLNILSSGYIHPSQDDRQFLDSDMPSISFGNDTRTFYQFETAWDSSMHNSLLLNRVTPYREKIYITLSAYIEMENCTQPAVITKDFCMVFYSRDAKLPASRSIRNLFGSGSLRASESNRVTGVYELSLCRVADAGSPGMQRRRRRVLDTSVAYVRGEENLAGWRPRSDSLILDHQWELEKLSLLQEVEKTRHYLLLREKLETTQRLGLESLSPCSSEDSESRSTSCVSSPLSADGAPEGRTSLPETPSERQKELAVKCLRLLTHTFNREYSHSHVCISASESKSCARLRAETPVHTSAPPQLSEMSVTLMRDPSMSALGVTTLTPSSTCPSLVEGRYNAMEVRTLQVSSRVESPDLEPVVEGEQKKSPARRPEEEKEPQRLLVPDIQEIRVSPIVSKKGYLHFLEPHTNGWVKRFVVVRRPYVYIYNSDKDSVERAILNLSKAQVEYSEDQQAMLKQTPNTFAVCTEHRGILLQASSDKDMHDWLYAFNPLLAGSIRSKLSRRRTAQMRI comes from the exons CCATCCTGAACCCGAAGCAACCCAAAGAGACACCGAAAAGCTTCAGCTTTGACTATTCCTACTGGTCCCACACCACG CCCGCAGACATCAATTATGCATCCCAGAAGCAGGTGTACCGGGACATTGGCGAGGAGATGTTGCAGCATGCCTTCGAAGGCTATAACGTCTGCATCTTTGCCTACGGGCAGACAGGGGCTGGCAAATCCTACACCATGAtggggaagcaggagaaggaCCAGCAAGGCATCATCCCACAG CTGTGTGAGGACCTCTTCTCCCGAATCAACGACACAACCAACGACAACATGTCCTACTCCGTGGAG GTGAGCTACATGGAGATATACTGCGAGCGGGTCAGAGACCTCCTGAACCCCAAGAACAAGGGGAACCTGCGGGTGAGGGAGCATCCCCTCATGGGCCCCTATGTCGAGGACCTCTCCAAGCTGGCTGTGACCTCCTACAATGACATCCAGGATCTCATGGACTCAGGGAACAAGGCCCG CACGGTGGCTGCCACCAACATGAACGAGACCAGCAGCCGCTCACACGCCGTCTTCAACATCATCTTCACCCAGAAGCGACACGACGCCGAGACGGACATCACCACCGAGAAG GTCAGCAAAATCAGCCTGGTGGACCTGGCTGGGAGCGAGCGAGCTGACTCCACCGGTGCGAAGGGCACGAGGCTGAAG GAAGGAGCAAACATCAACAAGTCCTTGACCACACTGGGGAAAGTCATCTCTGCTCTGGCCGAAATG GATTCAGGGCCAAATAAG aacaagaagaagaagaaaacgGATTTCATCCCCTACCGGGACTCGGTGCTAACCTGGCTGCTGCGGGAGAACCTGG GGGGCAACTCCAGGACCGCCATGGTCGCTGCGCTCAGCCCCGCCGACATCAACTACGATGAGACCCTCAGCACGTTAAG GTATGCTGATCGCGCCAAGCAGATCCGCTGCAACGCCGTCATCAACGAGGACCCCAACAACAAGCTCATCCGGGAGCTGAAGGACGAGGTGGCCCGCCTGCGTGACCTCCTCTACGCCCAGGGTCTCGGGGACATCATTGACA cCCATCCTGCTGCGGAAGGATCCAAAT ATGTGTCCGACTTTGAGAACAATAATGGCACTagtggggcagagctgagccaacGCCATGACAATCTCTCCACAGTGACCAACGCCATTGCCGGCATCAgcccctcttcctccctgtcAGCTCTCTCCAGCCGCGCCGCCTCCGTTGCCAGCCTCCACGAGCGCATCATGTTTGCTCCAGGCAGCGAAGAGGCCATCGAGAGGCTTAAG GAAACAGAGAAGATCATTGCTGAGCTGAACGAGACGTGGGAGGAGAAGCTGCGCAGGACAGAGGCGATCCGGATGGAGAG ggaagCCTTGCTGGCCGAGATGGGGGTGGCCATGAGAGAGGACGGAGGCACCCTGGGTGTTTTCTCTCCTAAAAAG ACGCCCCACTTGGTCAACCTGAACGAGGACCCGCTCATGTCTGAGTGCCTTCTCTACTACATCAAGGACGGGATAACCAG GGTTGGTCGGGAAGATGCAGAGAAGAGGCAGGACATTGTTCTCAGCGGGCACTTCATCAAGGAAGAGCACTGCCTCTTCCGCAGCGACACAAGGACGGGCGGTGAAG TGATTGTGACCCTGGAGCCCTGCGAAGGCGCCGACACCTACGTGAATGGCAAAAAGGTGACGGAGCCCAGCGTCCTGCGGTCAG GAAACCGGATCATCATGGGGAAGAGCCACGTCTTCCGCTTCAACCACCCCGAGCAGGCCCGGCAGGAGCGGGAGCGGACGCCGTGTGCGGAGACGCCCGCCGAGCCCGTGGACTGGGCCTTTGCCCAGagagagctgctggagaagcagggcATCGACATGAAGCAGGAGATGGAGCAGAG GCTGCAGGAACTGGAGGACCAGTACCGGCGGGAGAGGGAGGAGGCCAATTACCttctggagcagcagaggctg GACTATGAGAGCAAATTGGaggctctgcagaagcagatgGACTCTAGGTATTACCCTGAGGCCAACGAGGAAGAAGAAGAACCTGAAGATGAAG TGcagtggacggagcgggagttCGAGCTCGCCCTCTGGGCCTTCAGGAAGTGGAAGTGGTACCAGTTCACCTCCCTCCGTGACCTGCTGTGGGGCAACGCCATCTTCCTCAAGGAAGCCAACGCCATCAGCGTGGAGCTGAAGAAAAAG GTCCAGTTCCAGTTTGTCCTCCTGACGGACACGCTGTATTCGCCGCTCCCTCCCGACCTGCTGCCTCCTGATGCTGCCAAGGACCGGGAGAAGCGGCCGTTCCCCCGGACCATCGTGGCTGTGGAGGTGCAGGACCAGAAGAACGGGGCAACGCATTACTGGACCCTGGAGAAGCTCAG GCAGCGCCTGGACCTAATGCGCGAAATGTACGACCGTGCAGCAGAAGTGCCTTCGAGCGTCATCGAGGACTGCGACAACGTGGTGACCGGCGGAGATCCCTTCTACGACCGCTTCCCGTGGTTCAGGCTGGTTGGCAG TTCAGATATCTCTGGCTGCAACAGCTCTCCTCTTTTCAACACATGCATGAGCGAGCGCATGGCTGATCTCACCCCCTCCCCTACCTTCTCGAACCCCGACTCCGACATCACCGAGCCTGCTGACGAGCAGCacgaggggcaggaggaggaggaggaggaggcggaggacCTGGAGGAAGACATCTTTCCGGAGTGCCCGCTGTGTGATGGCCGGGATCCGTTTTACGACCGCTCCCCCCTGTTCAGTTTAGTAGGAAG GGCCTTCGTGTACCTCAGCAACCTGCTGTACCCCGTGCCCCTGGTCCATCGCGTGGCCATCGTCAGCGAGAAGGGCGAGGTGAAGGGCTTCCTGCGCGTGGCCGTCCAGGCCATCTCAG CCGACGAGGAGGCCCCGGACTATGGCTCCGGAGTGCGGCAGTCGGGGACGGCGAAGATATCCTTTGACGACCAGCACTTTGAGAAG TTCCAGTCCGAGTCCTGCCCCGCCGTGGGGATGTCCCGCTCGGGAACCTCCCAGGAGGAGCTGCGCATCGTCGAAGGCCAGGGGCAGATCAGTGACTTGGGGCCCTCCGCCGACGAAGTCAACAACAACACCTGCGCAG TGACACCAGAGGACCTTCTCCTGGACAGCCCAGAGAAGTCCACAATGGATGGGCCCCTGGAGGCAGCTCTGGACCACCTGAAGCTGGGCAGCATCTTCACTTTCCGAGTGACTGTCCTGCAAGCCTCCAGCATCTCAGCAGAATATGCAGATATCTTCTGCCAGTTCAA CTTCATCCATCGCCACGACGAGGCCTTTTCAACAGAGCCCTTGAAGAACACAGGGCGAGGGCCGCCGCTGGGTTTCTACCACGTCCAAAAC atTGCTGTGGAGGTGACCAAGTCCTTCATCGAGTACATCAAGAGCCAGCCGATCGTATTTGAAGTTTTTGGGCACTATCAGCAACACCCCTTCCCACCTCTCTGCAAGGACGTCCTCAG CCCACTGAGGCCATCCCGGCGCCACTTCCCCCGGGTGATGCCGCTCTCCAAGCCAG tgcctgccACCAAACTGAGCACCATGACTCGTCCCAGCGCCGGACCCTGCCAGTGCAAGTACGACCTGATGGTCTTCTTCGAGATCTGCGAGCTGGAGGCCAATGGCGA CTACATCCCGGCCGTTGTGGACCACCGCGGAGGCATGCCGTGCCACGGCACCTTCCTGCTCCACCAG GGTATCCAGAGGAGGATCACCGTCACCTTGGTGCATGAAACGGGCAGCCTGATCCGCTGGAAGGAAGTGCGGGAGCTGGTTGTGG GTCGGATCCGGAACACCCCAGAAGCTGACGAGTCTCTCATCGACCCCAACATCCTGTCCCTGAACATCCTGTCCTCTGGCTACATCCATCCTTCCCAGGATGACCG GCAGTTTCTTGATTCGGATATGCCTAG CATTTCATTCGGAAATGACACTAG GACTTTCTACCAGTTTGAGACGGCGTGGGACAGCTCCATGCACAACTCCCTGCTGCTCAACCGCGTCACCCCGTACCGGGAGAAAATCTACATCACCCTTTCCGCATACATCGAG ATGGAGAACTGCACCCAGCCCGCCGTCATCACCAAAGATTTCTGCATGGTTTTCTACTCCCGCGACGCCAAGCTCCCTGCCTCCCGCTCCATCCGCAACCTCTTCGGCAGCGGCAGCCTGCGGGCTTCCGAGAG CAACCGCGTGACGGGCGTCTACGAGCTGAGCCTGTGCCGTGTGGCGGACGCCGGCAGTCCAG GCATGCAGAGGCGTCGCCGGCGTGTGCTGGACACCTCCGTAGCCTACGTCAGGGGAGAGGAGAACCTGGCCGGCTGGCGGCCCCGCAGCGACAGCCTCATCCTCGACCATCAGTGGGAGCTGGAGAAACTCAGCCTCCTGCAAGAA GTGGAGAAGACCAGGCACTACCTGCTGCTGCGTGAGAAGCTGGAGACCACCCAGCGGCTGGGCCTGGAGAGCCTGTCCCCGTGCTCCAGCGAGGACTCCGAGTCTCGAAGCACCTCCTGCGTCTCCTCCCCGCTGTCTGCCGACGGGGCCCCGGAGGGACGGACCTCTCTGCCCGAGACCCCCAGCGAGAGGCAGAAGGAGCTGGCTGTGAAG TGCCTGCGCCTGCTCACGCACACCTTCAACCGCGAGTACAGCCACAGCCACGTCTGCATCAGCGCCAGCGAGAGCAAG AGCTGTGCCCGGCTTCGGGCAGAGACTCCAGTCCACACCTCCGCTCCTCCACAGCTGTCTGAAATGTCTGTGACCCTGATGAGAGATCCCTCCATGTCAGCTCTCGGGGTCACCACCCTCACCCCCTCCTCAACCTGCCCATCGCTGGTGGAAGGACGCTACAATGCCATGGAAGTCAG AACCCTGCAGGTCTCCTCCAGGGTGGAGAGTCCTGACCTGGAGCCTGTGGTGGAAGGGGAGCAGAAGAAGTCCCCAGCCCGCCGgcctgaggaagagaaggagccCCAGCGTCTGCTGGTGCCCGACATTCAGGAGATCCGGGTCAG ccccatCGTCTCCAAGAAGGGCTACCTGCACTTCCTGGAGCCCCACACCAACGGGTGGGTGAAGCGCTTCGTGGTGGTCAGGCGCCCGTACGTCTACATCTACAACTCGGACAAGGACTCGGTGGAGAGGGCCATACTCAACCTCTCCAAGGCCCAAGTGGAGTACAGCGAGGACCAGCAGGCCATGCTGAAG CAGACCCCCAACACCTTCGCGGTGTGCACGGAGCACCGGGGCATCCTGCTGCAGGCGAGCAGTGACAAGGACATGCACGACTGGCTCTACGCCTTCAACCCCCTCCTGGCTGGGTCCATAAG ATCCAAGCTGTCCAGAAGGAGAACAGCCCAGATGAGAATCTAA
- the KIF1A gene encoding kinesin-like protein KIF1A isoform X11: protein MAGASVKVAVRVRPFNSREMSRESKCIIQMSGSTTTILNPKQPKETPKSFSFDYSYWSHTTPADINYASQKQVYRDIGEEMLQHAFEGYNVCIFAYGQTGAGKSYTMMGKQEKDQQGIIPQLCEDLFSRINDTTNDNMSYSVEVSYMEIYCERVRDLLNPKNKGNLRVREHPLMGPYVEDLSKLAVTSYNDIQDLMDSGNKARTVAATNMNETSSRSHAVFNIIFTQKRHDAETDITTEKVSKISLVDLAGSERADSTGAKGTRLKEGANINKSLTTLGKVISALAEMDSGPNKNKKKKKTDFIPYRDSVLTWLLRENLGGNSRTAMVAALSPADINYDETLSTLRYADRAKQIRCNAVINEDPNNKLIRELKDEVARLRDLLYAQGLGDIIDTHPAAEGSKYVSDFENNNGTSGAELSQRHDNLSTVTNAIAGISPSSSLSALSSRAASVASLHERIMFAPGSEEAIERLKETEKIIAELNETWEEKLRRTEAIRMEREALLAEMGVAMREDGGTLGVFSPKKTPHLVNLNEDPLMSECLLYYIKDGITRVGREDAEKRQDIVLSGHFIKEEHCLFRSDTRTGGEVIVTLEPCEGADTYVNGKKVTEPSVLRSGNRIIMGKSHVFRFNHPEQARQERERTPCAETPAEPVDWAFAQRELLEKQGIDMKQEMEQRLQELEDQYRREREEANYLLEQQRLDYESKLEALQKQMDSRYYPEANEEEEEPEDEVQWTEREFELALWAFRKWKWYQFTSLRDLLWGNAIFLKEANAISVELKKKVQFQFVLLTDTLYSPLPPDLLPPDAAKDREKRPFPRTIVAVEVQDQKNGATHYWTLEKLRQRLDLMREMYDRAAEVPSSVIEDCDNVVTGGDPFYDRFPWFRLVGSSDISGCNSSPLFNTCMSERMADLTPSPTFSNPDSDITEPADEQHEGQEEEEEEAEDLEEDIFPECPLCDGRDPFYDRSPLFSLVGRAFVYLSNLLYPVPLVHRVAIVSEKGEVKGFLRVAVQAISADEEAPDYGSGVRQSGTAKISFDDQHFEKFQSESCPAVGMSRSGTSQEELRIVEGQGQISDLGPSADEVNNNTCAVTPEDLLLDSPEKSTMDGPLEAALDHLKLGSIFTFRVTVLQASSISAEYADIFCQFNFIHRHDEAFSTEPLKNTGRGPPLGFYHVQNIAVEVTKSFIEYIKSQPIVFEVFGHYQQHPFPPLCKDVLSPLRPSRRHFPRVMPLSKPVPATKLSTMTRPSAGPCQCKYDLMVFFEICELEANGDYIPAVVDHRGGMPCHGTFLLHQGIQRRITVTLVHETGSLIRWKEVRELVVGRIRNTPEADESLIDPNILSLNILSSGYIHPSQDDRTFYQFETAWDSSMHNSLLLNRVTPYREKIYITLSAYIEMENCTQPAVITKDFCMVFYSRDAKLPASRSIRNLFGSGSLRASESNRVTGVYELSLCRVADAGSPGMQRRRRRVLDTSVAYVRGEENLAGWRPRSDSLILDHQWELEKLSLLQEVEKTRHYLLLREKLETTQRLGLESLSPCSSEDSESRSTSCVSSPLSADGAPEGRTSLPETPSERQKELAVKCLRLLTHTFNREYSHSHVCISASESKLSEMSVTLMRDPSMSALGVTTLTPSSTCPSLVEGRYNAMEVRTLQVSSRVESPDLEPVVEGEQKKSPARRPEEEKEPQRLLVPDIQEIRVSPIVSKKGYLHFLEPHTNGWVKRFVVVRRPYVYIYNSDKDSVERAILNLSKAQVEYSEDQQAMLKQTPNTFAVCTEHRGILLQASSDKDMHDWLYAFNPLLAGSIRSKLSRRRTAQMRI, encoded by the exons CCATCCTGAACCCGAAGCAACCCAAAGAGACACCGAAAAGCTTCAGCTTTGACTATTCCTACTGGTCCCACACCACG CCCGCAGACATCAATTATGCATCCCAGAAGCAGGTGTACCGGGACATTGGCGAGGAGATGTTGCAGCATGCCTTCGAAGGCTATAACGTCTGCATCTTTGCCTACGGGCAGACAGGGGCTGGCAAATCCTACACCATGAtggggaagcaggagaaggaCCAGCAAGGCATCATCCCACAG CTGTGTGAGGACCTCTTCTCCCGAATCAACGACACAACCAACGACAACATGTCCTACTCCGTGGAG GTGAGCTACATGGAGATATACTGCGAGCGGGTCAGAGACCTCCTGAACCCCAAGAACAAGGGGAACCTGCGGGTGAGGGAGCATCCCCTCATGGGCCCCTATGTCGAGGACCTCTCCAAGCTGGCTGTGACCTCCTACAATGACATCCAGGATCTCATGGACTCAGGGAACAAGGCCCG CACGGTGGCTGCCACCAACATGAACGAGACCAGCAGCCGCTCACACGCCGTCTTCAACATCATCTTCACCCAGAAGCGACACGACGCCGAGACGGACATCACCACCGAGAAG GTCAGCAAAATCAGCCTGGTGGACCTGGCTGGGAGCGAGCGAGCTGACTCCACCGGTGCGAAGGGCACGAGGCTGAAG GAAGGAGCAAACATCAACAAGTCCTTGACCACACTGGGGAAAGTCATCTCTGCTCTGGCCGAAATG GATTCAGGGCCAAATAAG aacaagaagaagaagaaaacgGATTTCATCCCCTACCGGGACTCGGTGCTAACCTGGCTGCTGCGGGAGAACCTGG GGGGCAACTCCAGGACCGCCATGGTCGCTGCGCTCAGCCCCGCCGACATCAACTACGATGAGACCCTCAGCACGTTAAG GTATGCTGATCGCGCCAAGCAGATCCGCTGCAACGCCGTCATCAACGAGGACCCCAACAACAAGCTCATCCGGGAGCTGAAGGACGAGGTGGCCCGCCTGCGTGACCTCCTCTACGCCCAGGGTCTCGGGGACATCATTGACA cCCATCCTGCTGCGGAAGGATCCAAAT ATGTGTCCGACTTTGAGAACAATAATGGCACTagtggggcagagctgagccaacGCCATGACAATCTCTCCACAGTGACCAACGCCATTGCCGGCATCAgcccctcttcctccctgtcAGCTCTCTCCAGCCGCGCCGCCTCCGTTGCCAGCCTCCACGAGCGCATCATGTTTGCTCCAGGCAGCGAAGAGGCCATCGAGAGGCTTAAG GAAACAGAGAAGATCATTGCTGAGCTGAACGAGACGTGGGAGGAGAAGCTGCGCAGGACAGAGGCGATCCGGATGGAGAG ggaagCCTTGCTGGCCGAGATGGGGGTGGCCATGAGAGAGGACGGAGGCACCCTGGGTGTTTTCTCTCCTAAAAAG ACGCCCCACTTGGTCAACCTGAACGAGGACCCGCTCATGTCTGAGTGCCTTCTCTACTACATCAAGGACGGGATAACCAG GGTTGGTCGGGAAGATGCAGAGAAGAGGCAGGACATTGTTCTCAGCGGGCACTTCATCAAGGAAGAGCACTGCCTCTTCCGCAGCGACACAAGGACGGGCGGTGAAG TGATTGTGACCCTGGAGCCCTGCGAAGGCGCCGACACCTACGTGAATGGCAAAAAGGTGACGGAGCCCAGCGTCCTGCGGTCAG GAAACCGGATCATCATGGGGAAGAGCCACGTCTTCCGCTTCAACCACCCCGAGCAGGCCCGGCAGGAGCGGGAGCGGACGCCGTGTGCGGAGACGCCCGCCGAGCCCGTGGACTGGGCCTTTGCCCAGagagagctgctggagaagcagggcATCGACATGAAGCAGGAGATGGAGCAGAG GCTGCAGGAACTGGAGGACCAGTACCGGCGGGAGAGGGAGGAGGCCAATTACCttctggagcagcagaggctg GACTATGAGAGCAAATTGGaggctctgcagaagcagatgGACTCTAGGTATTACCCTGAGGCCAACGAGGAAGAAGAAGAACCTGAAGATGAAG TGcagtggacggagcgggagttCGAGCTCGCCCTCTGGGCCTTCAGGAAGTGGAAGTGGTACCAGTTCACCTCCCTCCGTGACCTGCTGTGGGGCAACGCCATCTTCCTCAAGGAAGCCAACGCCATCAGCGTGGAGCTGAAGAAAAAG GTCCAGTTCCAGTTTGTCCTCCTGACGGACACGCTGTATTCGCCGCTCCCTCCCGACCTGCTGCCTCCTGATGCTGCCAAGGACCGGGAGAAGCGGCCGTTCCCCCGGACCATCGTGGCTGTGGAGGTGCAGGACCAGAAGAACGGGGCAACGCATTACTGGACCCTGGAGAAGCTCAG GCAGCGCCTGGACCTAATGCGCGAAATGTACGACCGTGCAGCAGAAGTGCCTTCGAGCGTCATCGAGGACTGCGACAACGTGGTGACCGGCGGAGATCCCTTCTACGACCGCTTCCCGTGGTTCAGGCTGGTTGGCAG TTCAGATATCTCTGGCTGCAACAGCTCTCCTCTTTTCAACACATGCATGAGCGAGCGCATGGCTGATCTCACCCCCTCCCCTACCTTCTCGAACCCCGACTCCGACATCACCGAGCCTGCTGACGAGCAGCacgaggggcaggaggaggaggaggaggaggcggaggacCTGGAGGAAGACATCTTTCCGGAGTGCCCGCTGTGTGATGGCCGGGATCCGTTTTACGACCGCTCCCCCCTGTTCAGTTTAGTAGGAAG GGCCTTCGTGTACCTCAGCAACCTGCTGTACCCCGTGCCCCTGGTCCATCGCGTGGCCATCGTCAGCGAGAAGGGCGAGGTGAAGGGCTTCCTGCGCGTGGCCGTCCAGGCCATCTCAG CCGACGAGGAGGCCCCGGACTATGGCTCCGGAGTGCGGCAGTCGGGGACGGCGAAGATATCCTTTGACGACCAGCACTTTGAGAAG TTCCAGTCCGAGTCCTGCCCCGCCGTGGGGATGTCCCGCTCGGGAACCTCCCAGGAGGAGCTGCGCATCGTCGAAGGCCAGGGGCAGATCAGTGACTTGGGGCCCTCCGCCGACGAAGTCAACAACAACACCTGCGCAG TGACACCAGAGGACCTTCTCCTGGACAGCCCAGAGAAGTCCACAATGGATGGGCCCCTGGAGGCAGCTCTGGACCACCTGAAGCTGGGCAGCATCTTCACTTTCCGAGTGACTGTCCTGCAAGCCTCCAGCATCTCAGCAGAATATGCAGATATCTTCTGCCAGTTCAA CTTCATCCATCGCCACGACGAGGCCTTTTCAACAGAGCCCTTGAAGAACACAGGGCGAGGGCCGCCGCTGGGTTTCTACCACGTCCAAAAC atTGCTGTGGAGGTGACCAAGTCCTTCATCGAGTACATCAAGAGCCAGCCGATCGTATTTGAAGTTTTTGGGCACTATCAGCAACACCCCTTCCCACCTCTCTGCAAGGACGTCCTCAG CCCACTGAGGCCATCCCGGCGCCACTTCCCCCGGGTGATGCCGCTCTCCAAGCCAG tgcctgccACCAAACTGAGCACCATGACTCGTCCCAGCGCCGGACCCTGCCAGTGCAAGTACGACCTGATGGTCTTCTTCGAGATCTGCGAGCTGGAGGCCAATGGCGA CTACATCCCGGCCGTTGTGGACCACCGCGGAGGCATGCCGTGCCACGGCACCTTCCTGCTCCACCAG GGTATCCAGAGGAGGATCACCGTCACCTTGGTGCATGAAACGGGCAGCCTGATCCGCTGGAAGGAAGTGCGGGAGCTGGTTGTGG GTCGGATCCGGAACACCCCAGAAGCTGACGAGTCTCTCATCGACCCCAACATCCTGTCCCTGAACATCCTGTCCTCTGGCTACATCCATCCTTCCCAGGATGACCG GACTTTCTACCAGTTTGAGACGGCGTGGGACAGCTCCATGCACAACTCCCTGCTGCTCAACCGCGTCACCCCGTACCGGGAGAAAATCTACATCACCCTTTCCGCATACATCGAG ATGGAGAACTGCACCCAGCCCGCCGTCATCACCAAAGATTTCTGCATGGTTTTCTACTCCCGCGACGCCAAGCTCCCTGCCTCCCGCTCCATCCGCAACCTCTTCGGCAGCGGCAGCCTGCGGGCTTCCGAGAG CAACCGCGTGACGGGCGTCTACGAGCTGAGCCTGTGCCGTGTGGCGGACGCCGGCAGTCCAG GCATGCAGAGGCGTCGCCGGCGTGTGCTGGACACCTCCGTAGCCTACGTCAGGGGAGAGGAGAACCTGGCCGGCTGGCGGCCCCGCAGCGACAGCCTCATCCTCGACCATCAGTGGGAGCTGGAGAAACTCAGCCTCCTGCAAGAA GTGGAGAAGACCAGGCACTACCTGCTGCTGCGTGAGAAGCTGGAGACCACCCAGCGGCTGGGCCTGGAGAGCCTGTCCCCGTGCTCCAGCGAGGACTCCGAGTCTCGAAGCACCTCCTGCGTCTCCTCCCCGCTGTCTGCCGACGGGGCCCCGGAGGGACGGACCTCTCTGCCCGAGACCCCCAGCGAGAGGCAGAAGGAGCTGGCTGTGAAG TGCCTGCGCCTGCTCACGCACACCTTCAACCGCGAGTACAGCCACAGCCACGTCTGCATCAGCGCCAGCGAGAGCAAG CTGTCTGAAATGTCTGTGACCCTGATGAGAGATCCCTCCATGTCAGCTCTCGGGGTCACCACCCTCACCCCCTCCTCAACCTGCCCATCGCTGGTGGAAGGACGCTACAATGCCATGGAAGTCAG AACCCTGCAGGTCTCCTCCAGGGTGGAGAGTCCTGACCTGGAGCCTGTGGTGGAAGGGGAGCAGAAGAAGTCCCCAGCCCGCCGgcctgaggaagagaaggagccCCAGCGTCTGCTGGTGCCCGACATTCAGGAGATCCGGGTCAG ccccatCGTCTCCAAGAAGGGCTACCTGCACTTCCTGGAGCCCCACACCAACGGGTGGGTGAAGCGCTTCGTGGTGGTCAGGCGCCCGTACGTCTACATCTACAACTCGGACAAGGACTCGGTGGAGAGGGCCATACTCAACCTCTCCAAGGCCCAAGTGGAGTACAGCGAGGACCAGCAGGCCATGCTGAAG CAGACCCCCAACACCTTCGCGGTGTGCACGGAGCACCGGGGCATCCTGCTGCAGGCGAGCAGTGACAAGGACATGCACGACTGGCTCTACGCCTTCAACCCCCTCCTGGCTGGGTCCATAAG ATCCAAGCTGTCCAGAAGGAGAACAGCCCAGATGAGAATCTAA